From Desmodus rotundus isolate HL8 chromosome 12, HLdesRot8A.1, whole genome shotgun sequence, one genomic window encodes:
- the MARVELD3 gene encoding MARVEL domain-containing protein 3 isoform X2, which produces MGGTSGAREPRTRPRERDPDRPSRPNADRHPERQRDRAADRRRERSGDERRDGDRDPRQDRHGVRAHRPDEQRVWEKSRQSRTRDGPRGPTWDAAPPPWPAPWETLESPPHGKEGARLRGLESYSEPTAGRHLPSNPRPGREEVEYYQSEAEGLLECHKCRYLCTGRACCQMMEVLLNLLILACSSVSYNSTGGYTGITSLGGIYYYQYGGAYSGFSGADGEKAQQLDVQFYQLKLPTVTAAMAYSGALMAFSCLLITAGVLRVPWHCPLWLLVEGLLDVLIAGAYVPALYFYFHSLSTAYASPVCKEREALYQSKGYHGFNCTFHGGDIGAGIFAALGIGVFALGAVLAIRGYRKVRKLKEKPAEMLTF; this is translated from the exons ATGGGAGGTACGTCGGGGGCTCGCGAACCCCGGACCCGGCCGAGAGAGCGGGACCCAGACCGGCCGTCCCGCCCGAACGCAGACCGCCACCCTGAGCGACAGCGGGACCGAGCCGCGGACCGGCGCAGGGAGAGAAGCGGGGACGAGCGGAGGGACGGGGACCGGGACCCCCGCCAGGACAGACACGGGGTCCGGGCCCATCGTCCAGACGAACAAAGAGTTTGGGAAAAATCCCGCCAAAGCCGCACGCGGGACGGACCCCGGGGGCCCACCTGGGACGCAGCCCCGCCCCCCTGGCCGGCGCCCTGGGAAACCCTGGAGTCACCACCCCACGGGAAGGAGGGCGCCAGGCTCCGCGGACTGGAAAG TTACAGCGAACCCACTGCAGGGAGACACCTGCCCTCGAACCCCAGGCCTGGACGAGAGGAAGTGGAATACTACCAGTCGGAAGCTGAAGGGCTCCTGGAATGCCACAAATGCAGATACTTGTGCACGGGGAGAG CCTGCTGCCAAATGATGGAGGTTCTCCTGAACTTGCTGATCCTGGCCTGCAGCTCTGTATCTTACAATTCCACGGGGGGCTACACGGGCATCACCAGCCTGGGGGGCATTTACTATTACCAGTACGGAGGGGCTTACAGTGGGTTCAGCGGGGCTGATGGGGAGAAAGCGCAGCAGCTGGACGTGCAGTTCTACCAGCTAAAGCTGCCCACGGTCACAGCGGCAATGGCCTACAGTGGAGCCCTCAtggccttctcctgcctcctcatcACCGCGGGTGTCCTGCGGGTCCCGTGGCATTGCCCGCTGTGGCTGCTGGTGGAAGGCTTGCTGGACGTGCTCATCGCAGGGGCGTACGTGCCAGCTCTGTACTTTTACTTCCACTCGCTCTCCACTGCCTACGCCTCTCCTGTGTGTAAGGAGAGGGAGGCGCTGTACCAGAGCAAGGGCTATCATGGCTTCAACTGCACTTTCCACGGGGGAGATATAGGAGCCGGCATCTTTGCTGCCCTGGGCATTGGGGTCTTTGCCCTGGGGGCCGTGCTGGCCATCAGAGGTTACCGAAAGGtcaggaagctcaaagagaaGCCTGCAGAAATGTTAACGTTTTAG